A portion of the Bufo gargarizans isolate SCDJY-AF-19 chromosome 7, ASM1485885v1, whole genome shotgun sequence genome contains these proteins:
- the LOC122944201 gene encoding dynein light chain Tctex-type 5-A-like: MRRKIVTQENVKSSSRSKHNAVEYSPVDPDSDLHPQPSRIFSSEEASRVIKSILDEELQGCAYEATGSQRRAMELAELVKAAVRDLGYERYKLVCYVVLGPVSGGNINCCSRSVWSPKSDTYAEYVFQNQSLFALCIVYAGYYE, from the coding sequence atgagaagaaaaattgttactCAAGAGAATGTTAAATCCAGTAGCCGATCTAAACACAATGCTGTAGAATACAGTCCTGTTGATCCAGACTCTGATCTGCACCCTCAGCCTAGTCGAATTTTTTCTTCAGAAGAAGCATCAAGAGTTATAAAGTCCATCTTAGATGAAGAGCTTCAGGGTTGTGCTTACGAGGCTACAGGAAGTCAGAGGAGAGCAATGGAGCTTGCGGAGTTAGTTAAAGCAGCTGTAAGGGACCTTGGGTATGAGAGGTACAAGCTTGTCTGCTATGTAGTGTTAGGTCCAGTATCAGGAGGGAACATAAACTGCTGTAGTCGAAGTGTGTGGAGTCCAAAATCAGATACGTATGCAGAATATGTGTTCCAAAATCAGTCTCTGTTTGCACTGTGCATCGTGTATGCTGGATATTATGAGTAA